The segment AGGCGAGTTCCTTCAGGATAGCTGTCAGTATGGAGGCAAAGAGGCAGCGAAGTGCTACCAGATGGTGGCTGTGGAGTGACGTAGTGAAATATCTGCCGTACACATGAGCACCCAAGTAAACCCGGGTCCTGAGACGGGTGTGGTCatacacgcctttagtcccagcactcagaagacggAAGCAGGTGGCTctttagtgagaccctgtctcataaaacagcaCAAGCCAGACCCAGAGCTCAGTGTgtgtacctataatcccagcactgcggAGGTGGGGACAGAAGGATCCTagggctccctggccagccactCTAGcagaatcagtgagctccaggtcctgTGAGAAACCCTGAGATGagcaattgagaaagacacctgatgtggacctctggcctccacacacatatgcatgcacagagAAGAGCTGCCCGAGTGGCTGAAGGTCAAGGTCTCTTTTACAACAGGAGTGACTATGAAGAAATGCCCCTGCAGAATGGCCAGGCCATCCGAGCCAAGTGCAGGGAAGAGTCGGACAGTGACTGAGCCCCGGACAGCAGATGGGACAGCAAGGGGGCCAGAGACCTGCCTGAGTGATGCGTTCTGGCCCTTTTCTTCTATCCGTCTGTGTCTGGACTCCTCTGTAAGCAAGTTTCCTGTTCCttatttgtttacatatttttaaaagagaaaccaAATGGATTGACATGTATTTGCTGTGAGGGTAGCCCCACGTTTTAAGAAGAGGGGCTGGCTGATAGAGAAGCCAAAGGCATTCCCTTACGTCGATAGCAGGTGAGATGGAGCCTATGTGCAGTCATGAGAAGATATtacccatttttaataaaaagaattatgtacttttttcccttttaaaaagcaATTGAGTCTGTGAGAGGCCTGATGACCAAGATCCCAGCGTGGCAGTGACAACTCTTTCCTCTGAGGCACTGGTCTTGAGTGCTCTACCCTCAAGGGAAGCCTAGCCTGGGCCTCCCTCAGGGGGTGGCCTGTCCCCATCCTCCCCAACACATGAAGCGGTCAGTGTGCTGACTCCCAGGCATCTGGATGATGGCTTTGATTGTGTTTGGTGAGCCACATACAATGTCATTTTCAGGATGATGGGTGGCCAGGTTCCCATTCATCATTGCCCCTGAGCAGAAGTGACAGTGACGTTGAGTCCAGAGTGGGCTGACAGCTAGAGGAAGTGAAGGCGGCTACTGGCGGCTACAGTAGTGCTGTGGGCAAGGTCCTGTGTCATGGTGCTCTGGAAGGGTCTGTACAGATAGGATTGGGTCTCCCTGTGCTCGAGGTGGAAAACGGGGTAGTCCTTCCCACTCCAAGAGTTTCTGCATCTCCACTGAGTATGAAACCTCCAGagagctctatttttttttttaatgaaagctaCATGAAATACAACTGTTTTAGAAATTCTTTATTGCCAGAAACTTTCTGTTTAACATTAGGaactaaaataaagagaaagcaaaCCTTTTGAATGGCTATAGAGACACCTTCAGATGAAGGAATTTGCCCCAAGGTCATTCTGTGTTTAGAGGGTTGCTCTGTGGAAAATGGATGTCACCTGCACTGGTGAAGTTCAGCACCGGAAGTCGAGTGCCACTGCCTTCCATCCCGCTCCTCAGAGTCACCCCACACAGAACTTCTGTGTTTACCTGGTAAAGGTAGCCGTCCTCCCTGCCTGTCTTGGCAAATCAGAGGCCCAGCTGGGGTAGATCACTCTCCAGGCAACACCATGTTCCCCTCATCTATGCAGCGACTTCGATTTCCACTCTGAGCTGCAGGTTTCTGTCTCTGTGGGCCGGGACTCCAGGGATGCCAGAGGCTCTGCAGTCTACCCGTCTTTTAAACTTCAACATACTTTAACATGAATTccatgtatattttttttaaaaaaaacaaacttgtaAATATGAATGTTGGAATGGAACTGTCATCGCAAGGGTAACGGGTTTACATGGTTTTTACACTTGCTGTGCTCACTGAGAAGATACCGGAAGGGTGTGTTATCGACTCTTCCCTTGCAGTGGACCACTGCAGCTGCCATTTCATGGACACTGACTTGTGCTGATCCCAAGATGCTCTAATGTGTGAGAGTTTACACGTCTTCATCATAAGTTTCCATGGTTTAGAACGCTATTATTTATCAGCCAATGTAAGATATTCTAAGCAAATGTCAGAACTTTTAAAAACTGCCCTGTAGTAGAATTATAAACTGATCCTACTGTCTGTAAAACtaagggaattttttttctgttgacatAGGAATTACAGAGAAGCACTCCCTAGTGTCGCGTCCATCGTGTATTATATACCCTGTAAAGCGTGGCTTACAGAACTAAGACTTCAGTGTGCAGGTGAAGCTCAGGGGTTAGGTTAAATCACTACACTCTGCCGGGACTTTTGATAGTAACCACAAGACTGTTTTGTTCTGAGGGGATtaaaatttcataaacttgttatAAAATCAAAGGGCTGACTAGTTCTTTCAGGGTAATGGTTTGAATCATACTGTCTCTGGGGTATTTTTATATTAGTCCAATCCAGGGGAACCTGGAAGATGACGGCTCCCAGATTCCCCCGTGAGAGCGTCACTGTCCCTGTGGATAGTGAGCCTGCTTGGTTTACTGTCATGGCAGCAGTAGGTTGGTGCCTTCAAGCCCCATCTGAAAGGCTAGAGAAGAGTACGTAAACTTACATCTGAGGCTCGTGAGGCAAGTGAGGCAGTGAGGCCGTCTCCGCACAGTTAGGCTGAAGTAGGTTTAGGTGTGCAAAGTCAACCTGCAGAGGGGTAGTTTATAAAACGTCTCACCACCCCCAAGTGCTGAACCATCGAAGGTGCAGTTGGGATAAACAGGTACAAACATGGTTGCTATCTTTGTAGGGAAAACCCAAGCACCCACCAGAGAACTAAGGCCCTCCACGAGGGACAGACCTGAGACTAGGTGTGTATTTGTATACTTGCCTTAGTGTTAGATTTGGGGGTGAGGGGGcagctgttttttttgttttgttttgttttgttttgttttgttttgtttctggccAAAGGAAAATTGGTTTCGCCAGTCACCTCGCTGAACATTTACCTTGGTGGTTTGGGTGCTGCTAGGTGCTACCATTCTGACATATCCTGTGACACAGAACAGGTGAATGCCATTGTATGACACAGGGATTGTCTGCGTCTGAGAACTACCTTTTTACAAATGTCTGTAAATATCTGCCAAACGAAGACACTAGCCTCTGCGCCCGGAGGACACTGGACGTCAGTGGGGCAGTGCTGCCTGGGCAGTCACGGGGTAAATGCTTATTTAtgaaaaactcaataaaactCACATTTTGGGATTTTGTACTAGACTTTTTGTTGCTGTCACAGAGACCTGATGAAAACCTCACAGGAGGGCCCATGGCTGCCTCCCTCCACCATGGGTCTGTGATGGGGAAGAATGGGTGCCCAGAGTGTGTGGCCAAGTTACTCACCTCTTGACACGAAGGGATCAGACAAGACAGAGGCCCTCACCACTAGGGATATTTGCTGTAACCTGCTTCTTTCTGCAACAAGCTTCACCATCAGGTTTCCACAGCATCCCCAAATATCACTGCCACATGAGGACAAGTGTCTGACGTGCACCTGTAGGGGacatttctcatccaaaccatAACAGCTTCATTCTGACTCTGTCTCTTGTTCACTGATGTTAATATACTTCTAACTTTTAATCTTTAGTGTATTACTTGCTTTTTGTATGAATGCTTTAGAAAGAGGACCTCGGAGACCACAGCAAGGCTCTTCAGCCAGGGATACTGGGAGACAGCTCGGTGGGTTAAACGCTTGCTGTGGGAGAAGAGGGTTAAACGCTTGCTGTGTAAGAAGAGGGTTAAATGCTTGCTGTGTGAGAAcagggcctgagtttggatctgCAGCGTCCACGTAAGAGCAGGCACAATGGTCTGTGTAACCCAGGGCTGGGAAAGCGGAGCAGAGACGGGCCAGTCCCACTGGTTTGGTGGCCAGACAATTTAGCCTGaacagtgtgctccaggttcagtgagagaccccccATCTCAGAAAATATGCTAGAACTGGACACACACAGAAGACCATGCATGAGTATGCACtcctgcacatatgcacatacagtgTGGTGATGCCAATCAATGTCTGAACATCCCCACAAGGAGCATCCCAGCGTGGCCAACAGACAGCCTAGTCTTTGGGGTCCCTTCTCACTAGGATTTGTGACTTGAAATTAACTGAATAAACTGTTGGCCCTTGGTGGTACCCAAGCTACAGCACTATTAAGAACACAGCAATTCTGAAAAGCATTCTGTAAGCTGCAAAATACTAAACATGTAGCTTCTACTAAAACTCCAGGAACCTAGGTCTGGAAGCTGCAGGATACCAGCGCCAGCCAAGCATGCGTAGGTCAGAGCTTACCGGTTTGCAGGGCCTTCCCTTCCAGGAAACAGGAACTAGGAATGTAGGATTGCAACATGCACCCTAGGCTCCTGTCCTCGGGTGAAATGGCCCGTTTCTATCCTGGAGGGCCAAGGCAGAGCTGTATTCATTCTGTCCTCTATTAAGAGGGCAAGTGTGTTTATCACATTGCTAGGAAAAGAAACGCAGGAGTCTTTCCTCCTGTGCTTGTTGCTTCCTGGTTTGTGCCACCTGAGGCAGACAGTGCAGCGGGTAGAGGGGTTTGCCACCAACCCTGACTACCTGACTTCTGTTCCTGGGAGCAGTGGTGGAGAAAGAGCCAACTCCCACAGttgcctctgacctctgacctccacaggtgcgCCATGGGAGGCATGCTTACTCAGTCTCACATATGTAACTAAAAAACTAAGCAGCTAAACTGATGGGATGGAAACGTCCGCCATTTTTCTAGATCTGAGGCTCCATGCCACACATGTCTAGCTCGCCCACGAGGTTTGTGaccctctctccagctctgccaGTGTTAGCAGGTCTCACCACCACAGTAAGACCCAGGCCCATGGCCTCAAGCATGACCTACAAAGCTGGCTTTGTACTGTCCTGAGACCATCAGCAGGGTCTGAACATTAGTTCAGATCTGCGTATAAGCATGCAAAAGGCTAGAAgcaaccttttttcttttcctcaaacTAATTCTGAAGGCAGTAGCCACAGGTTCTCGTGTTACTCCAAGCTACAAAGGACACAAAAACTAATTCTGAATAATTTATTATTCTAACAAAAGTATAAAGTGTGGAAAATTAGTGTATCTGAATCATTTCAGAAAGTAGAGAAGTTTCCACTAGCAGACTTGAGATCTTAGCACCTTTGAGAAGACAGTTAAGACAACTGGTACTGCCTGCCTTGGATGACAGGTGGCTGCTCATCTGCCTAGTGTCCGTCGTGTGGTTCCTGTGGCCAGGGTCATTTGGTTTATTTCTCTACATTTTGGGAGTGCCTCAGAACAACTTAAAGAGGAGGAAGGTATCCGCCCAACATAGCTGGTGGTAAGATGGACTAGAAACGCTGGAAccggaggctgaggcagtcaGGCGGTCAGATGGACAGTCCGAAGGCACTGACGATGCAGTACATGGTCTTGTTCTCCCATCGGACTGTGCAGCTCCCTGTGGGGGAGACAGACGCACAGGAAATGAGGGTGCACAGGAGATTTGGGTCCTACCGTGCCAGCACTGCAGTGCATGCCTCTGGCATACACAGAAAGTGACTTTAATGCCTGACTTTACTTACAAATGGGCAAGAGACCACAGaatgtttgggggttttgtttgtttagatagggtcacactgtgtagtccaggctagcctcagactcacagagatctgtgtgcctctgccttgCCAGATCTGGCATGTGCACCACTCCACCAGGCAATGGCAACTTCGAGAAATGCACTGAAACTGGGACATGGAAGTGTGCACTTCACAGAACACTGCTTCGAACTGCAGATCTCTGAACCACGGAGCTATGTGAAAGTTCCAGAGCAGTGGGCATGGGGGTAAGAACCCTACCGTCCGTGGAGCTGTCCCAGAAGCAGGAACTTGCGGTGTGTAACCCAGCACCATTCTTCTGCATGATCACACAGGTCACTTAAATTAAACAAACATGCATGCgttacaaaattaaaacaaaggtgTGTTACAAAAACTGGCAATAGACAGGGGCAGCCTGTGCTGTCTCACCTGACCAACTAcgtatttcctttttcttaacaTGTTCTCAACATGTCTGATCAGACATCCTGTGAACTTGTCTGACATAATCCCGGAGACGCTGGCATCAGCCTGGCGTGGCAAGTGTGTGGTACACATTCACTACACAAGGGACCCGGGCCCAGAAGGAACTTTCTTGCAAGTTTGACAACCAATTGCTAGGTGACCTTTCTTCTGGCACCAGACACACTTCAGATCATTATTTAAAGAAACTATCAAAATACACAAGACGAAAATCCCTTACCAATGTATTTAAATGGTTTCCCCAGTTTGGTGAGTTGGCTCAAAGTCTGTTCTACAACATTAGTGGTCCACTGGTTGACTTTGCTGTGCTGGTAGGCGTTACCGCCGATGGCACTTTCTATAGCCTAGGGGGAAAAGAGCACAAGAGGTCACAGAGAGAACCTGCTCACCGGTCACCCGACATGGCCCATGGCCCTTAGGAACTAAAGCCAGAACTCTCAGAAGATGCGAGCTCATGCTCAGTCATGGGCTCCTCTGCCTGTGTGGCCTCCTCTGCATCCCAGCAGTGTTTCTGTCAGCTGAAGATGTCTGTTCTACAGAACCTGTCCGTTAGACTCAGCACTTCACTGGAACAAAAGGACTGACTGTTTACACTGCCGTTCATACTAAAGAGAAGCAACATTTTTCCTTATTGAGgctgaaaaataatttattttgccAGTTTCTTAAAAGTAtacccatcattttttttttttttttgattcttttttccggagctggggaccgaacccagggccttgcgcttcctaggcaagcgctctaccactgagctaaatccccaaccccccgtcATTTTTACCAAACTATAAATATACAGATATAATTTGTGTATGTCAGATGACATTTTACTGGACATTTGTACAACTGGCAACATACAACCTATCTG is part of the Rattus norvegicus strain BN/NHsdMcwi chromosome 1, GRCr8, whole genome shotgun sequence genome and harbors:
- the Dynlt1 gene encoding dynein light chain Tctex-type 1, yielding MEDFQASEETAFVVDEVSNIVKEAIESAIGGNAYQHSKVNQWTTNVVEQTLSQLTKLGKPFKYIVTCVIMQKNGAGLHTASSCFWDSSTDGSCTVRWENKTMYCIVSAFGLSI
- the Dynlt1 gene encoding dynein light chain Tctex-type 1 isoform X1, with amino-acid sequence MEDFQASEETAFVVDEVSNIVKEAIESAIGGNAYQHSKVNQWTTNVVEQTLSQLTKLGKPFKYIVTCVIMQKNGAGLHTASSCFWDSSTDGRVLTPMPTALELSHSSVVQRSAVRSSVL